The proteins below come from a single Dehalococcoidia bacterium genomic window:
- a CDS encoding CBS domain-containing protein: MKTITVKEIYSPTDSCYLCFQENAPITGIAEKFAHDPSLRAVFLTDSKGKFTGMVRRSDMMKWLYLQIYGKVGGGDVSTGDAIQFTLAKEAIDIARGNADSIGVKPEDTLQKALDKMIAHKESIVPVLDNEDKILGDLRASTVLKKALEMWEKEKKD, translated from the coding sequence ATGAAGACGATCACTGTTAAGGAAATCTATAGCCCCACCGACTCGTGCTATTTATGCTTTCAGGAAAACGCCCCGATCACCGGAATAGCGGAGAAGTTCGCGCATGATCCGAGCCTTCGCGCCGTGTTCCTTACGGATTCAAAAGGTAAATTCACCGGAATGGTCCGGCGCAGCGACATGATGAAATGGCTGTATCTCCAAATATACGGTAAGGTAGGCGGAGGCGACGTCTCAACCGGAGACGCCATACAGTTCACCCTTGCCAAGGAAGCCATCGATATCGCGCGCGGCAATGCTGATTCCATCGGAGTGAAGCCGGAGGATACGCTGCAAAAAGCCCTCGATAAGATGATTGCACACAAGGAATCCATCGTCCCCGTGCTGGACAACGAGGACAAGATACTGGGAGACCTGAGGGCCAGCACCGTGCTCAAGAAAGCGCTTGAGATGTGGGAGAAGGAAAAGAAAGACTAA
- a CDS encoding bifunctional ornithine acetyltransferase/N-acetylglutamate synthase: MSIMGDGGKHSATAWGCDLTAEYVVINSEYTT, encoded by the coding sequence ATGTCAATAATGGGTGACGGGGGGAAGCACTCGGCTACGGCGTGGGGGTGCGACCTTACGGCGGAATACGTGGTGATAAACAGCGAGTATACGACGTAG